In one window of Spartinivicinus marinus DNA:
- a CDS encoding Hsp70 family protein → MSIIGIDLGTTNSLISVWQNGQAVVIPNVLGDALTPSVVGLDDNGEVLVGKAAKERLYTHPAVTVELFKRYMGSEKEYSLANHTFKPQDLASFVLRALKADAEAYLGCEVTEAVISVPAYFNEQQRRATQLAGQLAGLKVERLISEPTAAALAYGMVSPDVEKHYMIFDLGGGTFDVSVLELFDGVMEVNASAGDNHLGGEDFLDVLLNYFCEKVNANKEELTQAAYTHLRSQVNRAKHQLSTHHQTTIQFKYNDEQALLTVTRDEFEKLCEPLINRLRLPVERALRDAKIKPADVDELILVGGSTRMVLVRSLVAKLFGRLPSCHLNPDQVVAMGAAVQAGLKQKDQALREIVMTDVCPYSLGVEVSSSRVGYYDSGLFSPILERNTVVPASRVERFTTSSDQQAKVNIKIYQGESRRVKDNIKLSNLMIEVPPKPAGEEAVDIRFTYDVNGILEVEVKVVSTGQQATTVIEEYPGLLTPAEIAAKLAALSEIKIHPRDSMENRLLMARGERLYEQALGEQREYIGELLMEFETVLAQQDTKKIRQVNRDLNQLFDEIAAELYLL, encoded by the coding sequence ATGAGTATCATCGGTATCGATTTGGGAACCACTAACAGCTTGATAAGTGTTTGGCAGAATGGACAGGCTGTTGTTATCCCAAATGTGTTGGGTGATGCTTTAACTCCATCTGTAGTGGGGTTGGATGATAATGGTGAGGTGCTTGTTGGTAAGGCAGCTAAAGAACGCTTATACACACACCCAGCCGTTACGGTTGAGTTGTTCAAACGGTATATGGGGAGTGAAAAAGAATACTCGTTAGCCAATCATACATTTAAGCCTCAGGATTTAGCTTCTTTTGTGTTACGAGCACTTAAAGCGGATGCGGAAGCTTATTTAGGCTGCGAGGTGACAGAGGCGGTTATTAGTGTGCCTGCTTATTTCAACGAACAGCAACGACGTGCCACTCAATTAGCAGGTCAGCTGGCAGGCTTAAAAGTAGAGCGACTTATTAGTGAGCCAACTGCTGCTGCATTAGCTTATGGCATGGTAAGTCCTGATGTTGAAAAACATTACATGATTTTTGACTTAGGCGGCGGAACCTTTGATGTATCTGTATTGGAACTGTTTGATGGTGTAATGGAAGTTAATGCCAGTGCTGGTGATAACCACTTGGGTGGAGAAGATTTTCTCGATGTACTTTTAAATTATTTTTGTGAAAAAGTTAACGCTAATAAAGAGGAATTAACCCAGGCAGCCTATACCCATTTACGGAGTCAGGTTAATCGAGCCAAACACCAACTGAGTACTCATCATCAAACAACAATACAGTTTAAGTATAATGATGAGCAGGCATTGCTCACAGTCACCCGAGACGAATTTGAAAAACTCTGCGAGCCATTAATTAACCGGCTTAGGCTGCCAGTAGAGCGAGCACTGCGTGATGCCAAAATAAAACCTGCTGATGTGGATGAGCTGATTTTAGTCGGTGGTTCAACTCGAATGGTATTGGTTCGCTCTCTAGTGGCAAAGCTGTTTGGCCGACTGCCAAGTTGCCATTTAAATCCAGACCAGGTGGTTGCTATGGGGGCTGCGGTACAGGCTGGGTTAAAACAAAAGGATCAGGCGCTAAGAGAAATAGTCATGACGGATGTGTGCCCTTATTCACTGGGAGTAGAAGTGTCATCTAGCCGTGTCGGTTATTATGATTCTGGGCTTTTTAGTCCCATTCTTGAACGTAATACTGTTGTACCAGCTTCGCGAGTAGAGCGTTTTACTACTTCCTCTGACCAGCAGGCAAAAGTAAATATAAAAATCTATCAGGGAGAAAGCCGACGAGTTAAGGACAATATTAAGCTGAGTAATTTAATGATAGAAGTACCCCCCAAACCAGCTGGTGAAGAAGCGGTTGATATACGTTTTACCTACGACGTGAATGGTATTTTAGAAGTAGAGGTTAAAGTAGTATCAACGGGGCAACAGGCGACAACTGTTATTGAAGAATATCCTGGCTTGCTTACTCCGGCAGAAATTGCCGCGAAGCTTGCTGCTTTATCTGAAATTAAAATCCACCCACGTGATAGCATGGAGAACCGTTTATTAATGGCACGGGGAGAGCGACTTTATGAGCAAGCACTGGGTGAACAGCGTGAGTATATTGGTGAGCTATTAATGGAATTTGAAACGGTGCTAGCGCAACAAGATACTAAAAAAATACGGCAGGTGAATAGGGACTTAAACCAATTATTTGATGAAATAGCAGCAGAATTATATTTATTATGA
- a CDS encoding IS481 family transposase yields MIHTSNPIIKHKVGLLNLAEELGNVSRACKIMGVSRDTFYRYQELAEEGGVEALANQSRRTPNLKNRVDDSTENAVVAHAVEYPAHGQARTSNELRKQGVFVSGSGVRSIWLRHNLENFKKRLKALEEKVAREGIILSESQVIALERKKQDDEACGEIETMHPGYLGSQDTYYVGNLKGVGRIYQQTFIDTYSKVAFAKLYTTKTAITAADMLNDRVLPFFEEQQLPMLRILTDRGTEYCGRVEDHDYQLYLAVSDIDHTKTKARSPQTNGICERFHKTILTEFYQVVFRKKLYTTLDELQKDLDDWTNYYNIKRTHQGKKCCGRTPMQTLLDGKSVWAEKNLAQI; encoded by the coding sequence ATGATCCATACTAGCAACCCCATCATTAAACACAAAGTTGGTTTATTAAATCTTGCAGAAGAGCTTGGTAACGTTTCTAGAGCCTGTAAAATTATGGGTGTATCGCGTGATACGTTTTATCGTTATCAAGAGCTTGCTGAGGAAGGAGGGGTAGAAGCGCTTGCTAACCAAAGCAGAAGAACACCGAACCTCAAGAACCGTGTTGATGATTCCACTGAGAATGCAGTTGTTGCACATGCTGTTGAGTACCCTGCTCATGGGCAAGCAAGAACAAGTAATGAGCTTAGAAAACAAGGTGTATTCGTTTCAGGAAGTGGTGTTCGATCTATTTGGCTAAGGCATAATCTAGAAAATTTTAAAAAGCGATTAAAAGCCTTGGAAGAGAAGGTGGCGCGTGAAGGTATCATTCTTTCGGAGTCGCAAGTCATTGCTCTTGAAAGAAAAAAACAGGATGACGAAGCCTGTGGTGAAATAGAAACCATGCATCCTGGTTACCTTGGCTCTCAAGATACGTATTATGTCGGCAATTTAAAAGGCGTAGGACGTATTTATCAGCAAACGTTTATTGATACTTACAGTAAAGTGGCTTTTGCTAAGCTCTATACCACTAAGACAGCGATCACTGCTGCTGATATGTTAAATGACAGAGTATTACCCTTCTTTGAGGAGCAGCAATTACCGATGTTACGAATATTAACCGATAGGGGGACAGAGTACTGTGGGCGTGTTGAAGACCATGATTATCAGCTCTATCTGGCAGTAAGCGATATTGATCACACTAAGACAAAAGCGAGGTCACCACAAACCAATGGTATTTGTGAGCGATTCCATAAAACGATTTTAACTGAGTTTTATCAAGTTGTTTTTAGGAAAAAGCTCTACACGACTCTTGATGAACTGCAAAAAGATTTAGACGATTGGACAAATTACTATAATATTAAACGAACCCATCAAGGTAAAAAATGCTGTGGACGAACTCCAATGCAAACATTACTGGATGGTAAGTCGGTTTGGGCGGAAAAGAATTTGGCTCAAATCTAA
- a CDS encoding sigma-54-dependent Fis family transcriptional regulator, which yields MQYHQTQLQALLASTTAFATEQNTNALLKKIVIHAGEVISAEGVAIFVLDVTKTYLNLKVAKWLDEVQEVNETEGIPLQSVGQFNTDNICVFAALTGKPQLIDDIYAGFIGFDFSSIYEQDKRYDTKTRSLMVVPLRDHEEKTLGVLLLANARNQQGEPSSFVAMEALALSFAAHAAVALNNAYLIDANKKLIDLLGETNQQLEKENKHLKQSRKRLNNYQIIGESQTMQQAYALMDKVVASPVNVLLRGETGTGKEVFARAIHNNSERSNKPFITQNCAAVPEQLLESELFGYKKGSFTGATTDKKGLFDEANGGTLFLDEIGDMPLNLQAKLLRVLQEGEVRPLGATQSHKVDVRIIAATHCDLEGKITAGSFREDLYYRLSVFPIFLPALRERGDDVIVLAKHFIRLYAKNYGNLPARLAPSTIEILKSYSFPGNVRQLQNIIERAVLLVESGTAILPEHLPEQVCNAESAESVGTELQTFSLENLPVKQSLKKAVQDYESALIERYLQANNWNQTRTAEVLNMPRRTLVEKINRYKIVTKGKRDG from the coding sequence GTGCAGTACCATCAAACTCAACTTCAAGCTTTACTTGCATCAACCACTGCTTTTGCCACTGAGCAAAATACTAATGCATTATTAAAAAAAATTGTTATTCATGCAGGCGAAGTGATTTCCGCAGAAGGTGTGGCTATTTTTGTTTTGGATGTGACGAAAACCTATTTAAATCTAAAAGTAGCCAAATGGCTGGATGAAGTACAAGAGGTCAACGAAACAGAAGGTATTCCTCTGCAATCGGTTGGTCAGTTTAACACAGATAATATCTGTGTATTTGCTGCATTAACTGGTAAACCACAGTTGATTGATGATATTTATGCGGGGTTTATAGGCTTCGATTTTTCATCCATTTATGAACAAGATAAACGTTATGATACTAAAACCCGTTCGTTAATGGTGGTGCCGTTGCGTGATCATGAAGAAAAAACCTTGGGGGTGCTGCTATTAGCCAATGCCAGAAATCAGCAGGGGGAGCCTTCTTCATTTGTTGCTATGGAAGCATTAGCCTTATCCTTTGCAGCCCATGCTGCAGTGGCATTAAATAATGCGTATTTAATTGATGCCAATAAAAAGTTAATTGATTTACTGGGTGAAACCAATCAGCAGCTTGAAAAAGAAAATAAACACTTAAAGCAAAGTCGTAAACGTTTAAATAACTACCAAATTATTGGTGAAAGCCAGACGATGCAGCAGGCATATGCTTTAATGGATAAGGTGGTTGCCTCGCCCGTTAATGTCTTGTTAAGAGGCGAAACTGGCACTGGTAAAGAAGTGTTTGCCCGAGCTATTCATAATAATAGTGAGCGTAGTAACAAACCTTTTATTACTCAGAACTGTGCGGCTGTGCCTGAGCAATTGTTGGAAAGTGAACTATTTGGCTACAAAAAAGGTAGTTTTACTGGTGCAACTACTGATAAAAAAGGATTATTTGATGAAGCAAATGGTGGCACGCTATTTTTAGATGAAATTGGCGATATGCCATTAAATTTGCAAGCAAAGTTGTTAAGAGTTTTGCAAGAAGGGGAAGTACGGCCATTAGGGGCCACTCAGTCCCATAAAGTGGATGTGAGAATTATTGCAGCTACCCACTGTGACTTGGAGGGAAAGATAACTGCGGGCAGTTTTAGAGAAGACTTATACTATCGATTGAGTGTTTTCCCTATTTTTCTCCCTGCCTTAAGAGAGCGGGGGGATGATGTTATTGTATTAGCAAAGCATTTTATCCGGCTATATGCGAAAAACTATGGTAATTTACCCGCCCGACTAGCCCCATCCACAATTGAAATACTTAAAAGCTATTCATTCCCTGGTAATGTTCGGCAATTGCAGAATATTATAGAGCGAGCAGTATTATTAGTAGAGTCAGGTACAGCTATTTTACCAGAGCACTTACCAGAACAGGTCTGCAATGCTGAATCAGCAGAGTCAGTTGGCACAGAATTACAAACCTTCTCACTGGAAAATTTACCTGTTAAACAATCCTTAAAAAAAGCAGTTCAGGACTATGAAAGTGCTTTAATTGAACGCTATTTGCAAGCCAATAACTGGAACCAAACTCGTACTGCAGAAGTACTCAATATGCCAAGACGAACATTAGTGGAAAAAATTAATCGCTATAAAATAGTGACTAAAGGGAAGCGAGATGGATAA
- a CDS encoding ankyrin repeat domain-containing protein: protein MPQAVSSFSSTFFNNVYQPTYDPNHSQQGLNDSESIGIRYLPNLHKDLSSFRHSPDFSKFEQEYRQNLTALKRLAQDWQIDCNQAFSTLENRLFDNPAYFGPMIDTLYGMGKESMDELVGLFQNDKIPLHTRKNALQNLAQGVTVCSEGTLSNILVTARELALAAGGIAESLQYSKEKSIEQIIAGFVRKQHNPKKTYEIHYVNAYMNALAKQFGLREIKDRYTSEVAVTSENVKAAYREVFEKLSPRVVIESLLQPLNEEIESAWQQYKTLRGEAVSKPISFEDYSADIFTTDEHTSLHQKIETALDQMDRKLGLAPGESHVIKHEDLFILNDDSLSLQPGTTLAALSLTRFLETQNWLSETAELAYFSANSSLAPNQLSVASFTTLKQPTAEIIKKGELFFIQTFVPNSPQQELRLLTAKDLIDLVPDYWPTGNDHQNDCINLVSEAINNTRNTEYLLDLPPKILTASNQWQHFFDRLSSKQTNDYIERHTDALADIIKQAPQGTLARGLMSWALNTKNSNWVEHLLTINVSPNTRLEKQQTPLMIAASAGQFDIVETLLVSGAELNSTTVDGKTPAMLAAENGHADILDLLLTNDKRNIESRDQSGNTSLMLAAAQGHIQAIKVLLQHQARVDSSNSYSRSTTPLMLAAEAGHYKAVELLAKNKASTERLNEYGNTPLMLAAGAGHPEVVNALLKYGADIESYTQPQDYTPLMKAAANGEVAIVGLLLRRGANLHATSWDERTALMHAAKNDQSEVIRLLIENKAKLEAEDDEGKTALMIAAEKNSLNAAKVLLELGAKPNHFGLRKTWHPLTLAAKKGHLAMVKLLLENGADIKARSKLHSAEHYARKHGHLETAEFLASYAFHE from the coding sequence ATGCCTCAAGCTGTATCATCATTTTCTTCCACCTTTTTTAACAATGTATATCAGCCTACTTACGACCCTAATCATTCACAGCAGGGATTGAATGATTCTGAAAGTATAGGTATTCGGTATCTCCCTAATCTACACAAAGACTTATCAAGTTTCCGGCACTCTCCTGATTTTTCTAAATTTGAACAAGAGTACCGACAAAATTTAACTGCCCTAAAACGGCTTGCTCAGGATTGGCAGATTGACTGTAACCAGGCTTTTTCGACACTAGAAAATCGGTTGTTTGATAACCCGGCTTATTTTGGTCCTATGATTGATACCTTATATGGTATGGGAAAAGAGTCAATGGATGAACTGGTAGGGCTCTTTCAAAATGATAAAATACCTTTGCATACTCGGAAAAATGCACTACAAAATTTAGCTCAAGGGGTTACGGTGTGTTCAGAAGGTACCCTATCCAATATTCTCGTCACTGCAAGAGAGCTTGCACTAGCGGCAGGTGGCATAGCAGAGAGCTTGCAATATTCAAAAGAAAAATCAATTGAGCAAATAATTGCTGGTTTTGTTAGAAAGCAACATAACCCCAAAAAAACTTATGAAATTCACTATGTAAATGCATACATGAATGCGTTAGCTAAACAGTTTGGTTTGAGAGAAATTAAAGATCGTTATACTTCAGAAGTTGCAGTGACTTCTGAAAATGTCAAAGCAGCTTATCGTGAAGTTTTCGAAAAATTAAGCCCTAGAGTTGTAATTGAGAGCTTACTGCAACCTTTAAATGAAGAAATTGAGTCTGCCTGGCAACAATATAAAACCTTAAGAGGGGAGGCTGTTTCAAAGCCTATTAGTTTTGAAGATTATAGTGCAGATATTTTTACTACTGATGAGCACACTAGTCTACACCAAAAAATTGAAACTGCTTTAGATCAAATGGATCGTAAGCTTGGGTTAGCTCCTGGTGAATCTCATGTCATTAAGCACGAAGATTTATTTATTTTAAATGATGATAGTCTAAGCCTTCAGCCAGGAACAACGTTGGCAGCCTTATCACTAACACGTTTTTTAGAAACTCAAAACTGGCTATCAGAGACTGCTGAGCTTGCTTATTTTTCAGCTAATTCATCACTAGCCCCAAACCAATTAAGTGTTGCTTCATTTACGACTTTAAAACAGCCAACTGCTGAAATTATTAAAAAAGGCGAGTTGTTTTTTATTCAAACTTTTGTACCTAATAGTCCTCAGCAGGAGCTACGACTGTTAACAGCAAAAGACCTGATAGACCTGGTACCTGACTATTGGCCGACAGGGAATGATCATCAGAATGATTGTATTAATCTAGTATCTGAAGCCATTAATAACACACGCAATACTGAGTATTTATTAGATTTACCTCCAAAAATCTTAACTGCTTCCAATCAATGGCAGCACTTTTTTGACCGTTTAAGCAGTAAGCAGACAAATGACTATATAGAGCGCCATACAGATGCTTTAGCTGACATAATAAAGCAGGCTCCACAAGGAACTTTAGCAAGAGGTTTAATGAGCTGGGCATTAAATACCAAAAACTCAAACTGGGTCGAGCATCTTTTAACCATTAATGTGTCGCCTAATACCCGTTTAGAAAAACAACAAACACCATTAATGATAGCAGCCAGTGCTGGGCAGTTTGATATAGTTGAAACGCTCTTAGTTTCAGGTGCAGAGCTTAATTCGACTACAGTTGATGGTAAAACACCGGCGATGTTGGCAGCTGAAAATGGTCATGCAGACATTTTAGATTTACTGCTAACCAACGATAAACGTAATATAGAAAGTCGTGACCAATCAGGTAATACGTCTTTAATGTTGGCTGCTGCCCAGGGGCATATTCAAGCTATTAAAGTGCTTTTACAGCACCAAGCAAGGGTTGACTCATCTAATAGCTACTCTCGTAGTACAACACCGCTAATGTTAGCTGCAGAAGCAGGCCACTATAAGGCAGTAGAACTACTAGCAAAAAATAAAGCAAGCACTGAAAGGCTAAATGAGTATGGTAATACTCCACTTATGTTAGCTGCCGGGGCTGGTCATCCAGAAGTTGTTAATGCTCTACTGAAATATGGAGCTGATATTGAGTCCTATACACAGCCTCAAGATTATACACCATTGATGAAAGCAGCAGCTAATGGAGAAGTTGCCATTGTTGGGCTTTTGCTTAGGCGTGGTGCAAATCTCCATGCGACATCATGGGATGAAAGGACGGCTTTAATGCATGCAGCAAAAAATGATCAGAGTGAAGTAATTAGATTATTAATAGAAAATAAGGCTAAGTTAGAAGCGGAAGATGATGAAGGAAAAACTGCACTTATGATAGCCGCTGAAAAGAACTCGCTTAATGCTGCAAAAGTCTTATTAGAGTTAGGTGCTAAACCTAACCACTTTGGTTTGAGAAAAACTTGGCATCCATTAACACTCGCAGCCAAAAAAGGGCATTTAGCAATGGTTAAACTGCTATTAGAGAATGGTGCGGATATTAAAGCTCGCTCAAAATTACATTCTGCTGAACATTATGCTAGGAAGCATGGGCACTTAGAAACAGCAGAATTTTTAGCAAGTTATGCCTTTCACGAATGA
- a CDS encoding PilZ domain-containing protein — MIISTPSFHEKRRSIRREVKWQAALKDDEQGRTIPAITVNISKHGVLIATEGYFKKPQVISLTVQALIQNKKIVINTMAEVRHVLAKEDFFQLGLLFTEIQPEDQAFLAHFAEGSDVEGIG, encoded by the coding sequence ATGATTATTAGTACTCCATCCTTCCATGAAAAGCGGCGGTCTATAAGGCGTGAAGTTAAATGGCAAGCCGCTCTCAAAGATGATGAACAAGGCCGAACGATTCCTGCTATCACAGTTAACATTTCAAAACATGGTGTATTGATAGCAACAGAGGGCTATTTTAAAAAGCCCCAGGTTATTTCATTAACGGTTCAAGCACTAATTCAAAACAAAAAAATAGTAATCAACACCATGGCTGAAGTTCGCCACGTGCTAGCAAAAGAAGATTTTTTTCAATTAGGTTTGCTGTTTACAGAGATTCAACCCGAAGACCAAGCATTCTTAGCCCATTTTGCAGAAGGCTCAGATGTAGAGGGTATTGGTTAG
- a CDS encoding lysozyme inhibitor LprI family protein produces the protein MVKITSFIDIKRVFAATIFSALTITPSAILADPIADIKASFSNTTCHKQYEKDGNQDNYWACAEKLFQQADSELNKTYQSLMKNGFEGPLAKDSRNALKHSQRAWIKFRNADCDRIGVVARGISNVDVMFCNIYHTKLRTIQLSNY, from the coding sequence ATGGTAAAAATAACTTCTTTTATCGACATAAAAAGAGTTTTCGCGGCCACAATATTCTCGGCATTGACAATAACCCCCTCAGCAATACTAGCTGACCCTATTGCGGATATTAAAGCGTCATTCTCAAATACTACCTGTCACAAGCAGTATGAAAAGGATGGTAACCAAGATAACTATTGGGCATGTGCAGAAAAATTATTTCAGCAGGCAGACAGCGAGCTAAATAAAACTTATCAAAGCTTAATGAAAAATGGATTTGAAGGACCTCTTGCAAAAGATAGCCGTAATGCACTAAAACACTCACAGCGCGCGTGGATCAAATTCCGTAATGCTGACTGCGACAGAATTGGGGTAGTAGCTCGTGGCATTTCGAATGTTGATGTCATGTTTTGTAATATCTACCATACCAAGCTACGAACCATTCAATTAAGCAACTATTGA
- a CDS encoding ABC transporter substrate-binding protein — protein MIRCDDNSPFIYPLTKKLFDTYKQKYNEIPIEFSFCTYDAISAWQTAVKKAASYTPEKVSQALKGLAFTSTRGNSYIRTFDGQMVTSVYAEKFKYSPEYSLPIMKPLIEIKASQTLLYEDEIQAIR, from the coding sequence GTGATCCGGTGCGATGACAACAGTCCATTCATATACCCATTAACCAAAAAACTATTTGATACCTATAAACAAAAATATAATGAAATACCAATAGAGTTTTCATTTTGTACTTACGATGCAATCTCAGCATGGCAGACTGCGGTTAAAAAAGCTGCTAGCTATACACCTGAAAAAGTATCACAAGCTCTAAAAGGGTTGGCATTTACTAGCACACGAGGCAACAGCTATATACGTACATTTGACGGTCAAATGGTAACTTCTGTTTATGCGGAAAAATTCAAGTACAGTCCAGAATACTCATTACCAATCATGAAACCACTAATAGAAATAAAAGCAAGTCAAACACTACTTTATGAAGATGAGATACAGGCAATTAGATGA